The Setaria viridis chromosome 2, Setaria_viridis_v4.0, whole genome shotgun sequence DNA window AAAAATTTTGCACCCTAACAGGATGTTATTTCACTGCCAGAAAGAATTCATTATAGTTAGCAAGTGATATGGAGAACCGGGTACAACAGTAGCAAACTTCTAGTATGCAAATACCCATACTCTAGCATAGACTATTCCAGTCACAATTTGTGGTACCCTGtcaatttttcttcttcatttgtTCTCTTACTTTTCCATTGGGGGGCGTGTGACTAATACAAATGGATGAGTAGGTGTGAATATCAAGAATGTTAGCAATGATGCTTCACAAATATGAGCCTTTCAACTGACACTTATCAAAACTTAAAAAGAAAATGCCGAAAAACAAGTTCGTGTATGAAAGTAAACATACCTTGATTTCAAGGTAGTGGACCAGAACGATATTCATGAAACCCCTGAAAAAAGGAGAATAGTCATATCATGACACTTTATAATGGCAGCATCTCATACTTTTATTTACATTATATCCATTTAAGTTATAATACTGTTCTAGCACTTACTCTTCTAGTAGCCAATATGTCCGTCTTTGGAAGTTCTCATTATCCTCCCCATGTGCATAGTAGCAATGAAGTACATCAACACTTCCAACCTAAAGAAACAAGCTTTCAGCTTTAGTAGTCTGGTGGTTGAATCACAGTCAATAACAACAGATTGCCAGAAAAAAAATGCTGCGGTCATTTGGCATATGACCAATGACCATGCAATTCCCATCATCCTTTTCATTAATAAAAGGTTAAATTTTATTGGCAGCATAACAGAAATATCAGTGACACATTACTCAGAACTTCTTAAGTTTTAACACTGCTatgaaaaaaagagagtagAACTTCATTTACTTCTATAATAATACCATGTAGATAAGAGATCAGTATCTAGAAACAGACTACATCCAGAAACTAATGGTACGAAGTGACTCAGTGTGTTTCATGAACCACAGCAATAGGCATCATATTTTCAATATTCCTTTGAATTTTATGAGAATATGAGAAAACAAAGTTCTGTACAGAGAATTTGCACTAACTTTAAGCTTCTCGTGAGCTTCTTTGACTGTCTTtccatcctttttctttctccagtTGTGTCCGTCCTTTCTGAAGTATCTCAATATTTTCCGATCAAACAGAAACAGCGAACCACCTGAAATATTTGCAGTTAGAGCATAAttaaatatttcttttattaCGGCATAAAGATTCTCATAATGTATCCATGATGCCACTTCCATGCTATAAATCACCTGAGCGCAAGTCTACGGCatccaacaaaacaaaaaaggaaaactaATAAACTGCAATCCTGATGTATTCCAGAAAAAAATGAGGTAAGAGTAAATCTTCCTACAAAATTAAAAAATCTCAATATGCATCCTCTATGCTGTACCATCCTACATGCCAACTGAGCACAAGTCTACAGCAATCCAGCATCTAATAAACCGAAAAAAGATTAAATGGCTAACACTGCCTGCCAATGTGTTCAGGAGGGGAATAGTGCAACTAAGAAGAAGCAATACTTGGAGGTCTGTTCGGCGGCTCAGGTGCAATGGAGAACTTCTTGTAGTTTGACAAGATTTGGCAGATTTCGGTGGGCCGCAACCACCTATTCTGAGCTTCCAGCAGTATCTGAGCAATATCTGCAGATTAACGGCGACATTAATCAGTCATTAGCCAAAGACACCAGCAATCACTAGTGCCATGCTTCCCACACTAGCACATGCACTATATTTCCTTTTATGCTCAACCATTATCCTTTCATTTTTGACAAATTCAAACACCTTGTGAGCCTCTGAAAGAATAAATCAGTTCTAAATCCAGAAACAGAAACAAAAAATGATTAGTTCTACTTCTAACGATGAGTTGTTGTTCTAAGCATAACGTGAAGCCCTAGAATCACACCCAAACACGCAACCACAAAACCCTAAGTAGATATCAACACAAGGCATCAGCTCGGCCCTAAACGAACAAACGGTAAAAATATCCCTAAATTCCGAGGAGACCAGCCTCCGCGGAGGCATACGGATCAACTCAGCTGTGGCGGAAACCGAGAGGCCGACCCGCGCGTACCTGGGGGCTGGTTGGACATGGCGTACTTGCGAATCTCCGCCATGCCACGATCCGACCggggccgccgcagccgccgccgccaccgccggctcgAATCGCTGGGTTTGGGAGGCTAAAAATCGCAGGGCTCTCGAGGGGATTTGGGGATTTTTGTCTGCGCGGCGAGGTGCCTCACGGGATTTGAGGACACGGCGCCGTCGGATTGGAATATTTGCTGCGACGGCGGTGAGTGTGACGAGTGggaaaagggagaaaaaaagTAGCAGTAGAAGGGAGGGGACTGGTGGGGAATGACCGGAATGCCCCTGCCTCGACTGTCGCTTCGGTGGGTGGGCTTCCGCCGTCGCTAGTGCTTGGACGTCTTCGGCTTAGCAGGAATCCCAGGGGCACCCATAATCCGCGATGGATTCTTGGTTGGCTTTCTATGCATTGATCAATTTggattgcaaaaaaaaaatatttgatatCAATCATTTCCTCTTGAGAAATCAAATTTAGTTCATATACTAATTTAAAACTTTGGCTCTATCCGCACCTATCAAAAATAAACTTAGGATTATTTTAATACATATTTTTATTTGGCATGTATTCCGGCGCTAGCAGCCCCGAGCCTGGATTGGTCAAACTGACCAAgctattaataaaaaaataagcgGATCATGAGATAGTAGGACACGCTTCATGGCTTAAAGATACGATTGCCAGgtgtgccaactgccaagtaTACGGACTACGGAGCATCTTGTGTTagaaaaaaagaagtaaagTTCACCAAAGATAAAAACTAGCAGATTATTTCAAACCATAGAAATAATGATCCTGATTAGCGATTGGATGTTGAATGCTGCCGTATTTTGTTTCAACCCATAGAAACAGAACCGGGTTTCTTTTACTCAAAACAGCAACCATAGAAGCCGGTTTTCACAGGGTGGGTAAGGTGGTAAATTGCCTGATTATAATGATGCCGGTCGGGAACGCAGGTGAGGGCCGGAGATAGCGACGTAACTCCCCGGAACGAATTGAAATTGACCTTTCTGCCCTCCGAGATTAAGGACCACTAATCGGGGGGGCCTTAGCAGGAGTCTGTGCCTGCTTGATTTTGATGTGGTTGCTGAGTGCGTCACATAAATTGCGCACGTGCATCCACACTGCCTGCTTGCTTCCTGCTCTCGCGTCTCGGACTTCAGCACGCAGATGCTTACAATTTACATGCACATTTTCTTGATAGAATAGGATGTTTGCAGGACCAATTTGTTGTACTACAACTGAGTTGTTTAATAGGGGCATTGACTAAAGACTTTGCTTACTTATGTTAAATATAAATATTGGCCCTACCCCTACGGCATTGCAAAATCGTGTTTTTGCCCGTAAAATATTTAGAGGAAGAGAATAttgcatctttttctttttattataaTTTCTATATGTGTGGAGAAATTTATCCATTGGATAGCCTTGAAGTTTATGCTGAACATATCAGGTGTCCTATAGGCAAAGGTATGTCCTGTCATCGTCTTGAAAACATATTTGTCTCTACTTTTCACCCTTGGCTTTCTTAAACTAGTTCCATGCTGTCACACTCACATGATAGCATCATTTTTCTTGTGATTGCAGAATAGTTTTTTGGGAGAAGGTGAGCCATGGTGCAGTAGAGGTGACACTCATGAAAGCGAAAGCATACACATTCATATTGAAATTCTTTTACAATACTTTTTTATAATAGTTGTGAAAGGATCGACAAGGAACGACACAGAGTGGACATGGTTGCGATGGCCGATGAAGGCGGTGGAGAAAAGACTTTTTCGAATTTGATCGTCATATTCCGTTTTGCATGATCTATTATATAACGGTTGATGTTTTGTTTAACATAAATCATGTATAAAATGTCATTGGACATCTTTTgacaaaattaaaattttgaattttttttcgttAACGTAGATGAGAAGATTTTGCTAAGTGGATGTCAACCTACCGGCCCGATAACAGGGACAACCCGTGTGACTGGGCCTTGGCTCTCAGTCCAGCGGAAGCGGGCAGCATTCCACACCACACCATTTAACGCGAGCGCAACCCAGCAAACgccttcccttctctctcgtCAACCACGTCCCCGCGGCGAGCACTGACGTGCGCGCGTCGTGGTGACCGGCCTGCGTTCCTTCCACTTCCTCCTCGGCCCTCGCCAGAACAGCGGGAGATCTCGGAATCGCGGGAGGCCGTCCTCCGGTTCCCGGATCGAGAGGATCGGAGGCTCGGAGCAGAACCCGATCGCCTAGCCGACGCGGGGAAgcgaggcggcgtggcgcggggaGACGATGGCACCGGTGGTGTCGGCGCTGGCCAAGTACAAGCTCGTGTTCCTCGGCGACCAGTCCGTGGGGAAGACCAGCATCATCACCAGGTTCATGTACGACAAGTTCGACACCACCTACCAGGTAACCGAAATCGCAAATCGTATTCACCGTTTCGTCAATTCGCGTAACTGCATCGTACCTCTTCGTTTGTTTTTGGGAGGAATCGATTGCCTGAATGCCGATCGATCAGATTCTGTGAATGCGCGTGTTCTTCATTGATCCAGCGTTGCCTTCTTTCTTGCATCGTGCATTTCAGCGATCTGGTACGAGGATGCATGTTTAGAGCCGTTTATGATCTGCCACTGGCTTCCAATTTGCTGATGTCTTCTGATTCTAATGccattatcttttttttacctcGAAAGAGATTTTAATGCCATCATCTCAGCATTCATGCAAAGGATAGCTTGGGTGACTGATCCTTGTCCTTGGCGTTAAATCTAGCATTTCTCGGTCTTGATAAAATGTATCCAATAAAGATACTTTCGTCAATTGCGGGCAATGCCACATATGCCAATTGCCATTACGTCATAGTTTCACATGTTGCGCAAAAGTGTTTGATCGCGTAGGAGTGGAGTGTCCAAACGTAGTGGTTGCGTGGGTTGTTGCCCAACGGGTCAACTCTGAAGAAAATATTACCAAGATTGGACAATGCACGAGCACGCTGCAGGACAGCTGGTTTATTTTCTGCTGATTGGATGAATGCATCTTTGCAAATTTAACCACTTCCCTGAATTTCATTTCATATAACCCATTTTGTGGAGAGCGGAGTTTGCATGACGTTTTGTGGTAGGACAGATATTGCAGTGAGGATTGCCATGCTGGTTCATATATTTGCTTCTTACTCCTCTGTCCTCATACGGGGGCACTTTATCCAGGCTACGATTGGCATTGACTTTTTGTCAAAGACGATGTATCTTGAGGACCGCACTGTTCGTCTACAGCTTTGGTAAGTACATTATTCTTTGGTCTGCCAAGAAGGCAAAAACCAGATAACTCAGTAGGTTCAGCCACAGTGGTAAATGTTGAAATGCTCGAGCGGTAATCCTTAGGACGATTAATGCCCAGTAATGAAATATGAAATTACTAGCCTTGTGCCCAAGTTTCTAGTGATTCACAGGACTAAATTGAGCTTCAGTAGCTTAAGTAATCAAcattatatttttctttttggagaACAGTTAACATTTTATCCCCGTCATTGTCAGGGATACTGCAGGACAGGAGAGATTTAGGAGTCTTATTCCAAGCTACATCAGGGACTCATCTGTTGCAGTGGTTGTTTATGATGTATCCAGTAAGTTGCTCAAAAAAATTGTATGACACTATTTTGTCCTGTCTTTTCTAATTTCAGCGAACAATTTCATGTACACGATTCGCATTTTTAATGCCTCAGAATATCAgcagattttttttccaaaaaatttCAACTCTAATGAACCGAAGACACATCAAATCCATACTATTGCAGCCGGGCAGCTGGCCATCAGTTACTGTTcagttttcttttctgaaaacaCAATATATAACCTGACTTCTCGTTTATAAATTTACTGAAATGTTTATCTCTGCAGATAGGCAGTCTTTTCTGAACACCTCAAAATGGATCGACGAAGTCCGCACCGAGAGGGGTGGTGATGTGATTGTCGTGCTCGTTGGGAACAAAACTGATCTTGTCGACAAGAGGTGACCTGTGCTTTCATCTCTCTTTCCAGTGGGACTTGTTCAGGCTGATACAACCTGCGAGTGCCTGATGCTTATGCCTCACGCTCTCTGCAGACAAGTGTCCACAGAGGAAGGGGAAAGCAAGTCGAAAGAACTCAACGTTATGTTCATCGAAACCAGCGCGAAAGCCGGGTTCAACATCAAGGTCAGATTCAGATTTCAGATGGCACCTCTTTTCCGAAATGCTCTGATGCAATTGCCTTGGATGCATTACTCCGCACCTCACCACTGCACTGTGATCCGTGCAGCCGCTGTTCCGCAAGATCGCCGCGGCGCTGCCGGGGATGGAGACGCTCTCGTCGGCGAAGCAGGAGGACATGGTGGACGTGAACCTGAAGCCGACCTCCAGCCAGTCCAACTCGCAGCAGCAGGCGGGGAGTGGATGCGCATGCTAGAAACAGCGCTAGCTCTGCACATACGCTCGCCTGACTGACGTGTTGTTACTGTTACGCAGTTTTTCGGTAGTGTTGATACTGCCCTTTAATTTCCTGATGCTTCTTCTGTAGTGAACCTGAAGTCCATCTTtagtttgcttttttttttcatttccatcTCGATTTTGTGTACGGCGAAAGACCATATGATTTCTTACTGTTTCATGTGTCCTGCTCTGTATGCTTCAGAAATAAGCTCTTGTGCTCTGTTCTTTGTTGAGCGAATAGCTCACTGACATAAGGGACCCACATAGATCCCGTACACAATTCTGCTCACTGACAAGCGGGCCCCATACTAGATGATGACGTGGCAGTTCGCATCTCGCAGCGAACAACAAGCTGAATCGGATAAGCCCCTCTTCCGGAGTCGGGGCAGACGCGACGAGAGATCACAGCACGCGAGTCAGCAATGGAGTCTACCGCGCTAATCGCACAATTACCTCTTCTAATCTCTCGCTCCCGTTCCAAACCCATCTCCCCTGCCTCCGTCACCAGAGCTCGCAGCCTCACCTCCATTTCCTTCTCctccggcagccgccgcgtcgccctgttttcccgccgcggccgcgagtATGCCGGCGTTGGCTCCTcggtctccgccgccgcagcgactGGGGAGGCAGCGGATGGCGGCTCCGAGACCATCCTGCTCAGTGTCCAGGTACCCTACCCGAATTCGAAGCTCCCCTCCCCTTCGTGTCCTCTTCTCGAACGCCTGTTCGATTTCGATGGTTGGTTTTGGTTAGCCACAGCCAGCCCAGGCCTGTGAGGCTGTGACTGTGACGTGCTGTTGCCTGACTCTTGTTTGCAGGGGATGATGTGCGACGGGTGCGCCGCGAGCGTGAAGCGGATTCTGGAGAGCCAAGTATGCATCCCCTTTCCTTTCTATCTCTTAGTTATTTGTTTGCGTTAAGAATTAAGGGGTTGATGAGGATCCGAAGGAAATGGAGCATGGTTATTGGTTTGCAGTATGATGCTGAAGGATCAAAAGTGAAGAATAATCGGAGAAATTCAAGTAGCTAACTACCGAACGTGGATCAGACAAGCCTTCTAACTTTCTTTGCTGTTAGGCATTTGCAACAGTGCAGCATCTATGCACCagcattttttcttcttctgagaatATCCATGCACCAGCATGAAACGGTTTCCTGTTGCAACCTGCAAGTCTAGTAAGAATTCATAAAGGACAAGTTCATAACATGTTGCATGTAGTTTCAGAGGATACAAAAGTTGTGGATGCTTAGTGatgaaaagtttttttttgctacTGGGGCATCGTTTACCTTTAGGCTTTTAGCTGAACAATTATCTGATCAGTTGGTTTTATGTTGCTTCTGTAGTTACCCCACTTTGCTAAACATCACCTTGGGATACTTGCCTTTAGGATTTTTGCTGAACAATGATCTGAATAATTTTTCTGCTCCTTTATACTCATACCTTGGGATACTTGCCTTTGCCCCCATTTGCAGCCAGAAGTTACATCTGCTACTGTTGATTTTAAGGAAGCAAGTGCAGTCGTGTGGACAACAGCTGAAGCTAGGGCATCAGATGATTGGCATAAGCTATGTGGAGAGAAACTTGCTAAACACCTTGGCACTTGTGGATTTGAGTCTCGGCTGCAAGGCAATTAGGTAAATGGCCATGTGTTTTTCCCCTATCCTTGTGGTGGCCAATGAATACATTGAGTTGTTTAAATCCTTACATTAAGAAGTTCCTGCTTCTTCATTTTAAACTATGGAAGTTACCAATCAAACACTAATTTCAATGCGGATACTTCCTTGGAAATTTTGAAGTCCTAGAATCTATAGACCATGTTTTATAATCATTGTACAGAGTAGACCAAAACTGAATCAGCTATATTTCCTGCTATAATTTGGTTAGAAGTATATCAACCCATTGGATGAGTATCCTAATTCAATTGAACAATACAATGTTTCCATGTTTcatatctgaattctgaaacacAGATTCCTAGCATATACGCGTATTATTTATGGAAAGAAGTTAAGTTTTCTTAGGTCTTAGCTTGAAGTATGTTTGGGGTTCATGGTTACTGCAACATCTTCATTAGCATTTTGAAACAGAATCTCTTATGTACTATGAACTCCACTAACACTATTTTTAAAACTCTTTCACAGACTAAGATGAAGCCAAACAAAGTTGATACTGAATATAAGTGATGTCACATGAATGATCACATGGTTCATTTCAACATCGTCTGTCTTCGTTGCCGGGAGCCCGGGAGAGTTTTGCAACCCGAATTTCTGTGTTCCCTCTCATGGAGCTCAGGCTTAGTGCTAGTGTTCTAGTGCTTCCTTTTTCATGGGCTAAGATCTCATGCCATTGTTGCAAGGCAAGGAGTGTACATGACTCCGCTCTTCATTCCTCTGTATTCCTTGCTGTTTATAAAGATAAATATTAGTCTCTTGAACTTTTGGATAGCTTTCATGTTTTTACTTACCTTTGCGCTGTCTGTTTTAAACTTACCTTTGCGCTGTTTCGTGTTGCTACTCAGCATGTGCAGATAATCTGGTATCACTGGTACATTGTCCAAATTTGTATGTGTTGATGGGTGGCTTCCTGCATCCCAAGGCCTCACTAAAAGTTTTTATTTCAATGTTTTAGATGTCTATTTCTGGGAATTTACTGTTCAGCTCGATCTCAGGGACAGAGAAAATGACGTGTAGAATAACAGAGGGGCCGAGTTGGGCCGGTCTGAGGTGAAATCAGCATGGCCCACACAAGAATAGCCCGTCTAACATTGTGTGGACGGGGCCCACTTGCCCTCTTGGCCCCTGCCGCGTGCGCAAGCCTCTAGAAGAATCGGCAGCTTTTGTGGCCGCCcctctcttcttccccttcccgtCCCCTACCTGTCTCCTGTCATCTTCCTTCCCTCGCTTTCCCACCTCCATCCACCCCGCCGCGCCTCGACCCCCTCTCCGCGCCGCCGCATCTCCGGCGAGATGTCGCGCTTCGGGCGATCCGGCCCGCCGCCAATCCGCGACACCTACTCCCTCCTCGTCCTCAACATCACCTTCCGTGAGTTTCCCTCTCGCTGCGGCGCTTCCGTCTCCTTCGCGTGGTTTGAGTTGGCAGCTCATCTGTGTTTGGGGGCCTCGCAGGAACGACGGCCGATGACCTCTTCCCCCTCTTCGACAAGTACGGCGAGGTCGTCGACATCTACATCCCCAGGGACCGCAGGTGAGTGTGAGGCGAACTGGGGCCATGGACCCCTGGTTGTCTCATTCGCCGATTCGAGTGTTGACCTGTGTGCGATTTGTAGGCAGGCTGAGTGGTGTCGAATATGGAATTAGGGAGTGACGTTGTATAGGTGCCGGGAGTTGATTTATGCTCGATTCATTGATTTGTGTATGCTTATCTATGGCTATGGCTGTAGGACTGGTGACTCCCGAGGATTCGCGTTCGTGAGGTACAAGTACGAGGACGAGGCGCAGAAGGCAGTTGATAGGCTCGATGGTGCGCCTAAATTCCTCACCGGCGGAAATATATGTGTGTCATGTGTGCTTTGTGTTTGGATTGTTGTTCATTTGGTGTGTTTTGTTTGCAGGGAAACTGGTAGATGGGAGGGAGATCATGGTGCAGTTTGCCAAGTATGGCCCAAATGCTGAACGGATGTAAGATATCTCTATCTCTTATTTACGCTGTTTTTATGGCTACTAATGAGATCTTCAATCAGTAACTTAGTTTTTActtacctttgctctatctgttGTTCTGAAATGATATAGCTGTAGTATGTAAATTGTTTGCTAAACATAAATGCAAATATGCAACTGCTATCTGCTACTGGTTGGATACATTAAGCAACAGCGAAATTCTGAAATTGTTTTGCCTTTTCAAATGGCAGAATACCTTATGTTAGAGCAAACACTGGTAGGTAGAGGATTTATAATGCTAAGAATGACTGTTTAAATAGTTCCATTACATTTACCTGTCATTATGAGTGTCTACATGTCTTGAGTTTACTCGCCATTTATTTAGTCGCGCTGGTCTCTTACGCAATATAGTTGTCACTTTTGCTGTCACAACAGTCGTGAGtgtcttcttttgttttctttcattaTGTCTTCTGTGTTGGTACACCACTGACTAAGTGCATATACTGATTTTTTTAATGTAATTTTCTTTGGGAGTTAGCAAGAAGGATGTATAAAATGAAATCCACAACACTCACAATAGTTAAAAATGGTCTATAGTGCCACATGGTGACCAAATCAACCACAGCTGATCCTTTAAAAAATCTCACTGGAAAGCAATATGGTGTGAGTTTCCGAACCATTCATAATATTCTTATTTTTTATATTCACAGTAACAAAGGAAGAATAGTCGAGCCAGTTCCAAGGTCAAGGGGCCGTTCCAGAAGCCGCAGTCCAAGACGGAGGTATAACACTACCATTATTTTTTGAACCTTAACTCTTCAAAATTTGTAGAATAAATGATACCCAGTACTTTCTTTTACTGTACTTAAGTGTAAACTTAATCAGTTCGTGTGTGTTTAATGATGATGCATATCATCGATTGATAAGTGCCAATATCTAGCCAAAGCCAATGCACATGCCATGATTCCATGCCTGTGTACAAACATGATAGTTCATTTTCTGAACTACGCATTGCCACCATAAGCTGTGATTTTCTATTGTGTATGTTCAAGCTTATTCAAGTCTTGTTCTGTTCATTTTCTGAATGCCGGAGTCTTGTTCATTTTCTATCGTGATTCTTGACATGTTTGAAGGTACCGTGATGATTATCGAGATGACTATCGGGATAGAGATTATAGAAGGCGAAGTCGGAGTCGGAGTAGAGATAGGTACACACGTGACAGATACAGAGAGAGGGACTATCGTCGTCGTAGCAGGAGCCGCAGCTACAGCCCTGATGATTACAAAAAGCATGGGAGAGACAGGTATACACATTAAaacatcaattata harbors:
- the LOC117843604 gene encoding uncharacterized protein isoform X2 gives rise to the protein MSRFGRSGPPPIRDTYSLLVLNITFRTTADDLFPLFDKYGEVVDIYIPRDRRTGDSRGFAFVRYKYEDEAQKAVDRLDGKLVDGREIMVQFAKYGPNAERINKGRIVEPVPRSRGRSRSRSPRRRYRDDYRDDYRDRDYRRRSRSRSRDRYTRDRYRERDYRRRSRSRSYSPDDYKKHGRDSLSPARRSPSRSRSRSYSPDDYKRRGRDSASPASRSPSRSPPRKASPSPEKSPVRRNDDRSPRSRSPST
- the LOC117843605 gene encoding ras-related protein RABH1b; this translates as MAPVVSALAKYKLVFLGDQSVGKTSIITRFMYDKFDTTYQATIGIDFLSKTMYLEDRTVRLQLWDTAGQERFRSLIPSYIRDSSVAVVVYDVSNRQSFLNTSKWIDEVRTERGGDVIVVLVGNKTDLVDKRQVSTEEGESKSKELNVMFIETSAKAGFNIKPLFRKIAAALPGMETLSSAKQEDMVDVNLKPTSSQSNSQQQAGSGCAC
- the LOC117843604 gene encoding uncharacterized protein isoform X1, which translates into the protein MSRFGRSGPPPIRDTYSLLVLNITFRTTADDLFPLFDKYGEVVDIYIPRDRRTGDSRGFAFVRYKYEDEAQKAVDRLDGKLVDGREIMVQFAKYGPNAERINKGRIVEPVPRSRGRSRSRSPRRRYRDDYRDDYRDRDYRRRSRSRSRDRYTRDRYRERDYRRRSRSRSYSPDDYKKHGRDSLSPARRSPSRSRSRSYSPDDYKRRGRDSSASPASRSPSRSPPRKASPSPEKSPVRRNDDRSPRSRSPST
- the LOC117843606 gene encoding uncharacterized protein, which encodes MESTALIAQLPLLISRSRSKPISPASVTRARSLTSISFSSGSRRVALFSRRGREYAGVGSSVSAAAATGEAADGGSETILLSVQGMMCDGCAASVKRILESQPEVTSATVDFKEASAVVWTTAEARASDDWHKLCGEKLAKHLGTCGFESRLQGN